The Streptomyces sp. NBC_01142 genome has a window encoding:
- a CDS encoding peptide-N4-asparagine amidase: MKRQIMSMLAGLALAAGSLLGAGPAAAAAEPPIDPPAEFGNDWHDPVTAAPPVGRPATASCQVTLVQAQFRDFMPHRGSYAPPEECGRNWSKVVLRLDGSVKGRQYDRLGHLAVGGVEVLRTSTPQPSPDGIAWSVEKDITRYSDTLRSAQPVEMLIGNVVNETYTGVIDVKVTLTFYASDGTVKSAGTPDKVLAPAGTSLTTPRNSERIIAEVYATGSGGGCEEYWYLTVPDAAPYSCKAADGPYREVQIKVDGQLAGIAAPFPTVWTGGWSNPFLWYVIPGPRAFDIKPIQYDLTPFAARLNDGRPHRVEVSVVGVPPGQTGWSTPTNVLVWQDEGSTVVTGGLTRHQESSPVNSVTYTPGSEHRLDTEGGHRLTVAGYLNTSHGRVVTSVSRTLANSSVHRWTEGESLDAFKGTWTDDETVTGGRQVTATHRTYTMDGVTTLGAGDRLRTVLTLGDTADTVVLRGGKRLTWTRLDDAYAGDATYTANVPRDQRHAVGTTAERYRLYGSGGCYDRTLTTVQGTVTEDRRRC; this comes from the coding sequence ATGAAGAGACAGATCATGTCCATGCTCGCCGGGCTGGCACTGGCGGCGGGATCGCTGCTCGGCGCCGGGCCCGCCGCCGCGGCGGCCGAGCCGCCCATTGACCCGCCCGCGGAGTTCGGCAACGACTGGCACGACCCGGTCACCGCCGCGCCCCCCGTCGGTCGGCCCGCCACGGCGTCCTGCCAAGTGACGCTCGTTCAGGCGCAGTTCCGCGACTTCATGCCGCACAGGGGCAGCTACGCACCTCCCGAGGAGTGCGGCAGAAACTGGAGCAAGGTGGTGCTCCGGCTCGACGGAAGCGTCAAGGGGCGGCAGTACGACAGGCTCGGCCACCTCGCCGTCGGTGGAGTGGAGGTGCTCCGTACGTCCACCCCGCAGCCCTCGCCGGACGGCATCGCCTGGTCGGTGGAGAAGGACATCACGCGCTACAGCGACACCCTGCGCAGCGCCCAGCCCGTCGAAATGCTCATCGGCAATGTCGTCAATGAGACGTACACCGGCGTCATCGACGTCAAGGTCACGCTGACCTTCTACGCGTCCGACGGCACGGTGAAGTCCGCCGGGACGCCCGACAAGGTGCTCGCGCCGGCCGGCACGTCGCTCACCACGCCGCGCAACTCCGAGCGGATCATCGCCGAGGTGTACGCCACCGGTTCGGGCGGCGGCTGCGAAGAGTACTGGTATCTGACCGTCCCGGACGCCGCCCCCTACTCGTGCAAGGCCGCGGACGGCCCGTACCGCGAGGTGCAGATCAAGGTCGACGGCCAACTCGCCGGAATCGCGGCGCCGTTCCCGACGGTGTGGACCGGCGGCTGGTCCAACCCCTTCCTCTGGTATGTGATTCCGGGGCCACGCGCCTTCGACATCAAACCGATCCAGTACGACCTCACCCCCTTCGCAGCCCGGCTCAACGACGGCCGGCCGCACCGCGTCGAGGTGTCCGTCGTCGGAGTCCCGCCGGGGCAGACCGGCTGGAGCACGCCCACCAATGTCCTGGTGTGGCAGGACGAGGGAAGCACCGTGGTCACCGGAGGCCTGACCCGCCACCAGGAGAGCTCACCCGTCAACTCGGTGACGTACACGCCCGGTTCCGAGCACCGGCTCGACACCGAAGGCGGCCACCGGCTCACGGTCGCCGGCTACCTCAACACCTCGCACGGGCGGGTGGTGACGTCCGTGAGCCGTACGCTCGCGAACAGCTCCGTCCACCGCTGGACCGAGGGGGAGAGTCTGGACGCGTTCAAGGGGACCTGGACCGACGACGAGACGGTGACCGGCGGACGGCAGGTCACGGCCACCCACCGCACGTACACGATGGACGGCGTCACCACGCTGGGCGCGGGCGACCGGCTGCGTACCGTCCTCACCCTGGGGGACACGGCCGACACCGTCGTTCTGCGGGGTGGAAAGCGGCTGACGTGGACGCGTCTTGACGACGCGTACGCGGGTGATGCGACGTACACGGCCAATGTGCCGCGCGACCAGCGGCACGCGGTCGGCACGACGGCGGAGCGCTACCGGCTGTACGGCTCCGGGGGCTGCTACGACCGCACCCTGACGACCGTTCAGGGGACGGTCACCGAGGACCGGCGGCGCTGCTGA
- a CDS encoding MarR family winged helix-turn-helix transcriptional regulator — translation MSTPDADGLLAEQLLRLTRRLHRSQKRQLESADIAITPAQSRLLRTVSHYDQPPRMADLAARLEVVPRAVTSLVDGLEASGRVRRAPDPTNRRVIRIELTDTGRATLRALRRARRAAAEDILAPLTADQREVLGGLLSTLVDGAGPRC, via the coding sequence ATGAGCACCCCCGACGCCGACGGCCTGCTGGCCGAACAGCTGCTGCGGCTGACCCGCCGCCTCCACCGAAGCCAGAAGCGGCAGCTGGAGTCGGCCGACATCGCCATCACACCCGCGCAGTCCCGTCTCCTGCGCACCGTCTCGCACTACGACCAGCCGCCTCGCATGGCCGATCTCGCCGCGCGCCTCGAGGTGGTTCCCCGGGCCGTCACCAGCCTGGTGGACGGTCTGGAGGCGAGCGGCCGTGTCCGGCGCGCCCCCGATCCGACCAACCGCAGGGTGATCCGGATCGAGCTCACCGACACCGGCCGCGCCACGCTCAGAGCGCTGCGCCGCGCTCGCCGCGCAGCCGCGGAGGACATCCTGGCTCCCTTGACCGCCGACCAGCGCGAGGTGCTGGGCGGTCTGCTGTCCACCCTGGTCGACGGCGCCGGGCCGCGCTGCTGA
- a CDS encoding Gfo/Idh/MocA family protein — translation MNDAAQQNHGRDEGDAGSMSRRSVLRTTAGAAGAGLGLGALGTSTAAAAGTGAAGGTAGAIAPTETAGAGAAETAAPARKGRTMAGIPFDRRTTVRVGIIGLGNRGGSMIDLFLALPGVRVVALCDPVKAKTESAAAKVVKAGQPAPAVYTKGEDDYENLCERGDLDFVYVATPWDLHFAMAKAAMLNGKHVGVECPVAMRLDELWQLVDLSERTRRHCMQLENCCYGKNEMRVLRMAHAGKFGDLLHGAGAYNHDLRGLMFDPDYYEGPWRRLWHTRLRGDLYPNHGFGPVSNYMDINRGDRVVSISSFGTPALGLAEYRRANMPPGDPSWKETYIESDRTISMVQTAKGRVIRLEHDVSTPHPYSRINSLGGTKGVFEDYPARIYLEPDHTDDQWKDFSQYADWDHWLWKEHSNPPGGHGGMDYIMIFRLMQCMQLGLVPDFDVYDAATWTAPVPLSHASVKAKGAPQQIPDFTRGEWRKARPGVDSARPAS, via the coding sequence ATGAACGACGCAGCACAGCAGAACCACGGCAGGGACGAAGGCGACGCCGGCTCGATGAGCCGCCGCTCCGTCCTGCGGACCACAGCCGGCGCGGCGGGCGCGGGGCTCGGCCTCGGGGCGCTGGGCACCTCCACCGCCGCGGCGGCGGGCACCGGCGCTGCCGGCGGAACCGCCGGAGCCATCGCCCCCACGGAGACCGCCGGAGCGGGAGCCGCGGAGACCGCAGCCCCCGCCCGCAAGGGCCGCACGATGGCCGGGATCCCCTTCGACCGCCGCACCACCGTCCGGGTCGGGATCATCGGCCTCGGCAATCGCGGCGGCAGCATGATCGACCTTTTCCTCGCCCTCCCCGGGGTCCGGGTCGTCGCCCTGTGCGACCCGGTCAAGGCCAAGACCGAGAGCGCCGCGGCGAAGGTGGTCAAGGCCGGTCAGCCCGCTCCCGCCGTGTACACCAAGGGCGAGGACGACTACGAGAACCTCTGCGAGCGTGGCGACCTCGACTTCGTCTATGTGGCCACGCCCTGGGACCTCCACTTCGCGATGGCCAAGGCGGCGATGCTGAACGGCAAGCACGTCGGCGTGGAGTGCCCCGTCGCCATGCGTCTGGACGAGCTGTGGCAGCTGGTCGACCTCTCCGAGCGCACCCGGCGCCACTGTATGCAGCTGGAGAACTGTTGTTACGGCAAGAACGAGATGCGGGTGCTGCGCATGGCGCACGCCGGCAAGTTCGGCGATCTGCTGCACGGTGCGGGGGCGTACAACCACGATCTGCGCGGCCTGATGTTCGACCCGGACTACTACGAGGGTCCCTGGCGGCGGCTGTGGCACACCCGGCTGCGTGGTGACCTCTACCCCAACCACGGTTTCGGCCCGGTCTCCAACTACATGGACATCAACCGCGGCGACCGAGTGGTGAGCATCTCCAGTTTCGGCACCCCGGCCCTGGGCCTGGCCGAGTACCGCAGGGCCAACATGCCGCCGGGCGACCCGAGCTGGAAGGAGACGTACATCGAGAGCGACCGGACGATCAGCATGGTCCAGACGGCGAAGGGCCGCGTCATCCGGCTCGAGCACGATGTGTCGACCCCGCATCCTTACAGCCGGATCAACAGCCTCGGCGGTACGAAGGGTGTCTTCGAGGACTACCCGGCCCGGATCTACCTGGAGCCCGACCACACCGACGACCAGTGGAAGGACTTCTCCCAGTACGCCGACTGGGACCACTGGCTGTGGAAGGAGCACTCCAACCCGCCCGGCGGCCACGGCGGCATGGACTACATCATGATCTTCCGGCTGATGCAGTGCATGCAGCTGGGCCTGGTCCCCGACTTCGACGTGTACGACGCGGCCACCTGGACGGCTCCGGTTCCGCTGAGCCATGCGTCGGTCAAGGCGAAGGGCGCGCCGCAGCAGATACCGGACTTCACCCGGGGCGAGTGGAGGAAGGCACGTCCCGGCGTGGATTCGGCCAGGCCCGCGTCCTGA
- a CDS encoding ABC transporter ATP-binding protein: MQIRDLPYPDPGDPDVRSGTRFLLWLGRNQLGGQLKSLFWGLMHQLGIAGLPLGVGLAVQAVVDRSSEQLAYAGGLIALLGAAIALGDTMLHRTAVTNWITAAARVQQLLARRTAELGAVLTRRVAAGEVVAVSTGDVEKIGWFVEALSRFAAAATTLVVVCVGLVIYQPALGVMVAIGVPVLALAVLPLLPRATRRADIQREKAGRATELASDTVAGLRVLRGIGGEELFLGRYRRASQEVRRAAVRSARMWALIAAIQVLLPGLLLIAVVAYGAKLTLEGRITVGELVTVYSAVLLTHYPLQNFEEIAMAFSFSRPSAKRAARVLALRRTTEPSGVAYGRPSGDLYDPVTGVLAPAGRFTAVVCGDPDAAGLLAERLGGHPATAAETTAEAENEAGAKAGTASVLLGGVPLDELTLAAARAAVLVQDKDPVLLSGTLRELLDIPSSGKVSAEEALDAAQCGDVLDALAQASVDTDGDPMRTRITERGRSLSGGQRQRLALARSLVTDPEVLVLDEPTSAVDSHTEARVAAGVKRLRTDRTTVVFASSPLLLDLADRVVLVDNDQAVAVGVHRELLHTDPRYRAVVTRETDVFAEIEESA; this comes from the coding sequence ATGCAGATTCGCGATCTTCCGTATCCCGATCCAGGTGATCCCGACGTCCGGTCCGGCACCCGGTTCCTGCTGTGGCTCGGCCGGAATCAGCTGGGCGGTCAGCTCAAGTCCCTGTTCTGGGGCCTGATGCACCAGCTCGGCATCGCAGGGCTGCCGCTCGGCGTGGGCCTGGCCGTCCAGGCAGTGGTGGACCGCTCCAGCGAGCAGCTGGCGTACGCGGGCGGGCTGATCGCGCTGCTCGGCGCGGCCATCGCGCTGGGCGACACGATGCTGCACCGCACGGCCGTCACCAACTGGATCACGGCCGCGGCCCGCGTCCAGCAACTGCTGGCCCGCAGGACCGCCGAGCTCGGCGCGGTGCTGACCCGCCGGGTCGCCGCGGGCGAGGTGGTCGCGGTCTCCACGGGCGACGTGGAGAAGATCGGCTGGTTCGTCGAGGCTCTCTCCCGGTTCGCCGCGGCCGCCACCACGCTGGTCGTGGTCTGCGTCGGTCTCGTGATCTACCAGCCCGCGCTCGGCGTCATGGTCGCCATCGGCGTACCCGTCCTCGCCCTGGCCGTCCTGCCGTTGCTGCCCCGCGCCACCCGGCGCGCGGACATCCAGCGCGAAAAGGCGGGCAGGGCCACCGAGCTGGCCTCCGACACGGTCGCCGGCCTGCGGGTGCTGCGCGGTATCGGCGGCGAGGAGCTGTTCCTCGGCCGCTACCGTCGTGCCTCCCAGGAGGTACGGCGGGCAGCCGTTCGCAGCGCCCGGATGTGGGCGCTGATCGCCGCGATCCAGGTGCTGCTGCCGGGGCTGCTCCTGATCGCGGTGGTCGCGTACGGCGCGAAGCTCACGCTCGAGGGCAGGATCACGGTGGGCGAGCTCGTCACCGTCTACAGCGCGGTCCTGCTCACCCACTACCCCTTGCAGAACTTCGAGGAGATCGCCATGGCGTTCTCCTTCTCCCGGCCCTCCGCGAAGCGGGCCGCGCGGGTGCTGGCGCTGCGGCGCACGACCGAGCCCTCCGGGGTGGCGTACGGCCGGCCCAGCGGCGATCTGTACGACCCCGTCACCGGTGTCCTCGCCCCGGCGGGCCGGTTCACCGCGGTGGTGTGCGGGGACCCGGACGCGGCCGGACTGCTCGCCGAACGGCTCGGCGGCCACCCGGCCACCGCCGCCGAGACGACGGCTGAGGCCGAGAACGAGGCCGGTGCGAAGGCCGGCACCGCGTCCGTCCTGCTCGGCGGGGTGCCGCTGGACGAGCTGACACTCGCCGCGGCCCGTGCCGCCGTCCTCGTACAGGACAAGGATCCGGTGCTGCTCTCCGGCACGCTCCGGGAGCTGCTCGACATCCCCTCCTCGGGGAAGGTGTCCGCCGAGGAGGCCCTGGACGCCGCACAGTGCGGCGATGTGCTGGACGCGCTCGCCCAGGCGTCCGTGGACACCGACGGCGACCCGATGCGCACCCGGATCACCGAGCGCGGACGGTCCCTGTCGGGCGGCCAGCGCCAGCGCCTGGCGCTGGCCCGTTCGCTGGTGACCGACCCCGAGGTGCTGGTCCTCGACGAGCCGACCTCGGCCGTCGACTCGCACACCGAGGCGCGGGTCGCGGCGGGCGTCAAGCGTCTGCGCACGGACCGTACGACCGTGGTCTTCGCCTCGTCGCCGCTGCTGCTCGACCTCGCGGACCGGGTGGTGCTGGTGGACAACGACCAGGCGGTGGCGGTGGGCGTGCACCGCGAGCTGCTGCACACCGATCCGCGCTACCGGGCCGTCGTCACCCGCGAGACAGATGTGTTCGCCGAGATCGAGGAGTCGGCATGA
- a CDS encoding NAD(P)-binding domain-containing protein gives MNNIGVRDVDVVVVGAGQAGLSGAHHLRRAGLVPDRDFVVLDHAPRAGGAWQFRWPSLTYGKVHGMHALPGMELTGADDGRPSSEVIGAYFSAYEERFDLRVHRPVDVTRVHEGEGGRLLVETSEGTWSARALINATGTWDRPFWPRYPGQDTFRGRQLHTVDYPGPEEFAGQRVIVVGGGASGTQHLMEIAEVAADTIWVTRRPPVFREGPFNEDAGRAAVAMVEERVRRGLPPRSVVSVTGLPVNDAIRRARAEGVLDRLPMFDRITPTGVAWGDGRTVEADAILWATGFRAAIDHLAPLRLREPGGGVQVEGTRAVRDARIHLVGYGPSASTIGANRAGRAAVREIKRLLEGEPALAGLT, from the coding sequence GTGAACAATATCGGGGTACGAGACGTGGACGTGGTCGTCGTCGGCGCCGGGCAGGCGGGTCTGTCCGGCGCCCACCATCTGCGTCGCGCCGGCCTGGTGCCGGACCGCGACTTCGTGGTGCTCGACCACGCCCCGCGCGCGGGCGGCGCCTGGCAGTTCCGGTGGCCCTCACTGACGTACGGCAAGGTGCACGGCATGCACGCGCTGCCGGGCATGGAACTGACGGGTGCGGACGACGGGCGGCCCTCCTCCGAGGTGATCGGTGCGTACTTCTCGGCGTACGAGGAGCGCTTCGATCTCCGCGTCCACCGGCCCGTCGACGTCACCAGGGTCCACGAGGGAGAGGGCGGGCGGCTGCTCGTCGAGACCTCGGAGGGCACCTGGTCGGCGCGGGCGCTGATCAATGCGACCGGCACCTGGGACCGTCCGTTCTGGCCCCGCTACCCGGGCCAGGACACCTTCCGGGGGCGGCAGTTGCACACCGTGGACTATCCGGGGCCCGAGGAGTTCGCCGGGCAGCGCGTGATCGTGGTGGGCGGCGGGGCCTCCGGGACGCAGCATCTGATGGAGATCGCGGAGGTGGCGGCGGACACCATCTGGGTGACGCGGAGGCCGCCCGTCTTCCGCGAGGGCCCGTTCAACGAGGACGCCGGGCGGGCAGCGGTGGCCATGGTGGAGGAGCGCGTACGGCGTGGACTGCCGCCCCGGAGCGTGGTCTCGGTGACCGGACTGCCGGTGAACGACGCCATCCGGCGGGCCCGTGCGGAAGGGGTCCTTGACCGGTTGCCGATGTTCGACCGGATCACGCCGACCGGGGTGGCCTGGGGCGACGGGCGGACGGTGGAGGCGGATGCGATCCTCTGGGCGACCGGTTTCCGTGCGGCCATCGACCATCTCGCACCGCTGAGGCTGCGCGAGCCGGGCGGCGGCGTGCAGGTGGAGGGCACGCGCGCCGTACGGGACGCTCGGATCCATCTCGTCGGGTACGGGCCATCGGCCTCGACGATCGGCGCCAACCGGGCGGGCCGCGCGGCGGTCCGCGAGATCAAGCGGCTGCTGGAGGGTGAACCGGCCCTGGCCGGCCTGACCTGA
- a CDS encoding ABC transporter ATP-binding protein → MKPEQSTWTPPPKGADQPPAEVRRILRLFRPYRGRLAVVGLLVGAASLVSVASPFMLREILDTAIPQGRTGLLSLLALGMILTAVMTSVFGVLQTLISTTVGQRVMHDLRTAVYAQLQRMPLAFFTRTRTGEVQSRIANDIGGMQATVTSTATSLVSNLTAVVATVVAMLALDWRLTAVSLLLLPLFVWISRRVGRERKKITTQRQKQMAAMAATVTESLSVSGILLGRTMGRADSLTTSFAEESERLVDLEVRSSMAGRWRMSTIGIVMAAMPALIYWAAGLTLRSGGPAISIGTLVAFVSLQQGLFRPAVSLLSTGVQMQTSLALFQRIFEYLDLPVDITEPEKPVRLAKVRGEVRFHDVDFLYEDKQARPTLDGIDVTVPAGGSLAVVGPTGSGKSTLSYLVPRLYDVTGGRVTLDGVDVRDLDFDTLARAVGVVSQETYLFHASVADNLRFAKPDATDGELEAAARAAQIHDHIASLPDGYDTLVGERGYRFSGGEKQRLAIARTILRDPPVLILDEATSALDTRTEHAVQRAIDALSAGRTTITIAHRLSTVRDADQIVVLDAGQIAERGSHEELLDRDGRYAALVRRDAQLAPVAP, encoded by the coding sequence ATGAAACCCGAACAATCCACCTGGACACCGCCGCCCAAGGGCGCGGATCAGCCACCCGCCGAAGTGCGGCGCATCCTCCGGCTCTTCCGCCCCTACCGCGGCCGGCTCGCCGTCGTCGGACTGCTCGTCGGCGCCGCGTCACTCGTCTCGGTCGCTTCGCCGTTCATGCTGCGCGAGATCCTCGACACCGCGATCCCGCAGGGGCGCACCGGGCTGCTCAGCCTGCTCGCCCTCGGCATGATCCTCACCGCGGTGATGACCAGCGTCTTCGGCGTGCTCCAGACGCTGATCTCCACCACCGTCGGCCAGCGCGTCATGCACGATCTGCGCACCGCGGTCTACGCCCAGCTGCAGCGCATGCCGCTCGCCTTCTTCACCAGGACCCGCACCGGAGAGGTCCAGTCGCGCATCGCCAACGACATCGGCGGAATGCAGGCGACCGTGACCTCCACCGCGACCTCCCTGGTCTCCAACCTCACGGCCGTGGTCGCCACGGTCGTCGCGATGCTCGCACTCGACTGGCGGCTGACCGCGGTCTCGCTGCTCCTGCTGCCGCTGTTCGTCTGGATCAGCCGACGCGTCGGCCGCGAGCGCAAGAAGATCACCACGCAGCGTCAGAAGCAGATGGCCGCCATGGCGGCGACCGTCACCGAGTCGCTCTCCGTCAGCGGCATCCTGCTCGGCCGCACCATGGGCCGGGCCGACTCACTGACCACATCCTTCGCCGAGGAGTCCGAGCGCCTCGTCGACCTCGAAGTGCGCTCCAGCATGGCCGGGCGGTGGCGGATGTCCACCATCGGTATCGTCATGGCCGCGATGCCCGCACTCATCTACTGGGCCGCGGGACTCACGCTCCGGTCCGGAGGACCGGCGATCTCCATCGGCACGCTCGTCGCCTTCGTCTCGCTCCAGCAGGGCCTGTTCCGTCCCGCCGTGAGCCTGCTCTCCACCGGAGTGCAGATGCAGACCTCGCTCGCGCTCTTCCAGCGGATCTTCGAGTATCTCGACCTGCCGGTGGACATCACCGAGCCCGAGAAGCCCGTCCGGCTCGCGAAGGTCCGCGGCGAAGTGCGGTTCCACGACGTCGACTTCCTCTACGAGGACAAGCAGGCGCGACCGACCCTCGACGGTATCGATGTCACAGTCCCGGCGGGCGGCAGCCTGGCGGTCGTCGGACCCACCGGCTCCGGCAAGTCCACGCTCAGCTATCTGGTGCCCCGGCTGTACGACGTCACCGGAGGCAGAGTCACGCTCGACGGCGTGGACGTACGCGACCTCGACTTCGACACCCTCGCCCGAGCCGTGGGCGTCGTCTCCCAGGAGACGTACCTCTTCCATGCCTCCGTCGCGGACAACCTGCGCTTCGCCAAGCCGGACGCGACCGACGGGGAGCTGGAGGCGGCCGCACGCGCCGCGCAGATCCACGACCACATCGCGTCCCTGCCCGACGGCTACGACACCCTGGTCGGCGAGCGCGGCTACCGCTTCTCGGGCGGCGAGAAGCAGCGGCTCGCCATCGCCCGCACCATCCTGCGTGACCCGCCCGTTCTGATCCTCGACGAGGCGACCAGCGCCCTCGACACCCGTACCGAACACGCCGTGCAGCGGGCGATCGACGCGCTCTCCGCGGGCCGCACCACCATCACCATCGCCCATCGGCTCTCCACGGTCAGGGATGCCGACCAGATCGTCGTCCTCGACGCGGGACAGATAGCCGAGCGCGGCAGCCATGAGGAACTGCTCGACCGGGACGGCCGCTACGCCGCTCTGGTGCGCAGGGACGCCCAGTTGGCCCCCGTCGCACCCTGA